A region of Burkholderiales bacterium JOSHI_001 DNA encodes the following proteins:
- a CDS encoding protease II (PFAM: Prolyl oligopeptidase, N-terminal beta-propeller domain; Prolyl oligopeptidase family), which translates to MTRRLMPILAGLTLFMAAAPAAAQSPVLAIAPAPLPPAPPPAAVRNVPETFFGTPVDDPYRDLEDTAAPSTQAWMRAQADYSRALLDRLPARELMRQRFVLDETAVPARVRQVVRDPSGRWFYLKRGVGDEQFKLVLREAAGGAERVLVDPAALARAQGVPMAINHFSPAPGGRSVAWGVSPAGSEDAVLQVTGTRSGKPLVLPQPRAEMGGVNWAPNGLSFVYTQLQELKPGQSAEDKYKNAQVLLLHLQGLKAGDGVPVFGRGVAGVQIDPLDLPVVQFTHDGRWALGFAINGTAREQAIFISPAAAVLAGRPQWRAVVGVADQVVASSYFNDGLYLLSEKGAPRGELLRLDLKNPDLARAERLLPQGEGVLRGLAAASDALYLERRDGNVKKLFKRAHAATAAVQEVALPLAGSFTLQEAESGYAAADPRLPGAVIELEGWTRARQIFEVKPDGQVVNTGLQPLGPRDARDDVVATEVRVKSHDGALVPMSILHRKDLQLDGRNPVILTGYAAYGRSIEPSFRPDRLAWLDAGGVFAVVNPRGSGVFGADWYRGGWQASKPNTWKDTIACAEWLVANGWTRPQRLGLLGRSAGGVLAGRSVTARPDLFGAAVIQVGLLDAVRGELEPNGPTNIPEFGSRATEAGFRALLAMSTYHQVRDGTRYPALLFTHGVNDPRVAPWHSLKAAARFGAASTSGKPVLLALDGQAGHGVGSTKAQQLNLLADVYAFFGWQLEVEGFRMP; encoded by the coding sequence AAACCTTCTTTGGCACCCCGGTGGACGACCCCTACCGAGACCTGGAAGACACCGCCGCGCCGTCCACCCAGGCCTGGATGCGCGCCCAGGCCGACTACAGCCGCGCCCTGCTGGACCGCCTGCCCGCGCGCGAGCTGATGCGCCAGCGCTTCGTGCTTGACGAAACCGCGGTGCCCGCGCGAGTGCGCCAGGTGGTGCGCGACCCCAGCGGGCGCTGGTTCTACCTGAAGCGCGGCGTGGGCGACGAGCAATTCAAGCTGGTGCTGCGCGAAGCCGCGGGCGGCGCCGAGCGTGTGCTGGTGGACCCCGCCGCGCTGGCACGCGCCCAGGGCGTGCCCATGGCCATCAACCACTTCAGCCCGGCGCCGGGTGGGCGCTCGGTGGCCTGGGGCGTGTCGCCGGCCGGCAGCGAGGACGCCGTGCTGCAGGTCACCGGCACGCGCAGCGGCAAGCCGCTGGTGCTGCCGCAGCCGCGCGCCGAGATGGGCGGCGTGAACTGGGCACCGAACGGGCTGAGCTTTGTCTACACCCAGCTGCAGGAATTGAAGCCCGGCCAGAGCGCCGAGGACAAGTACAAGAATGCCCAGGTGCTGCTGCTGCACCTGCAGGGCCTGAAGGCGGGCGACGGCGTGCCGGTGTTTGGCCGCGGTGTGGCCGGCGTGCAGATCGACCCGCTGGACCTGCCGGTCGTGCAGTTCACGCACGACGGTCGCTGGGCCCTGGGCTTTGCCATCAACGGCACCGCGCGCGAGCAGGCCATCTTCATCAGCCCGGCGGCCGCGGTGCTGGCCGGGCGGCCGCAGTGGCGCGCCGTGGTGGGTGTGGCCGACCAGGTGGTGGCCAGCAGCTATTTCAACGACGGCCTGTACCTGTTGTCCGAAAAAGGCGCGCCGCGCGGCGAGCTGCTGCGCCTGGACCTGAAGAACCCCGACCTGGCACGCGCCGAACGCCTGCTGCCGCAGGGCGAGGGCGTGCTGCGCGGCCTGGCCGCGGCGTCCGATGCCTTGTACCTGGAGCGGCGCGACGGCAATGTGAAGAAGCTGTTCAAGCGCGCCCATGCTGCCACGGCGGCGGTGCAGGAGGTGGCCCTGCCACTGGCTGGCAGTTTCACGCTGCAGGAAGCCGAGTCGGGCTACGCGGCGGCCGACCCGCGGCTGCCCGGCGCGGTGATCGAGCTGGAGGGCTGGACCCGCGCGCGCCAGATCTTCGAGGTGAAGCCGGACGGCCAGGTGGTCAACACCGGCCTGCAGCCCCTGGGCCCGCGCGATGCGCGCGACGACGTGGTGGCCACCGAGGTGCGGGTGAAAAGCCACGATGGCGCTTTGGTGCCCATGTCCATCCTGCACCGCAAGGACCTGCAACTGGACGGCCGCAACCCGGTCATCCTGACCGGCTACGCAGCCTACGGCCGCAGCATCGAACCCAGCTTCCGGCCCGACCGCCTGGCCTGGCTGGATGCCGGCGGTGTGTTTGCCGTGGTCAACCCGCGCGGCAGCGGCGTGTTCGGTGCCGACTGGTACCGCGGCGGCTGGCAGGCCAGCAAGCCCAATACCTGGAAAGACACCATCGCCTGCGCCGAATGGCTGGTGGCCAATGGCTGGACGCGGCCCCAGCGCCTGGGCCTGTTGGGCCGCAGCGCCGGCGGCGTGCTGGCCGGGCGCAGCGTGACCGCGCGGCCGGACCTGTTCGGCGCCGCGGTCATCCAGGTGGGCCTGCTGGACGCGGTGCGTGGCGAACTGGAGCCCAACGGGCCGACCAACATCCCCGAATTTGGCAGCCGCGCCACCGAAGCCGGCTTTCGCGCGCTGCTGGCAATGAGCACCTACCACCAGGTTCGCGATGGCACCCGCTACCCGGCGCTGCTGTTCACCCACGGCGTGAACGACCCGCGCGTGGCGCCGTGGCATAGCCTGAAGGCGGCGGCGCGCTTTGGTGCCGCCAGCACAAGCGGCAAGCCGGTGCTGCTGGCGCTGGACGGGCAGGCCGGCCACGGCGTGGGCAGCACCAAGGCCCAGCAGCTGAACCTGCTGGCCGACGTCTACGCCTTTTTCGGCTGGCAGCTGGAGGTGGAAGGTTTTCGGATGCCGTGA